The segment AGTAGCGGCATTCCGGAATTAGTGGCTCCCCGAGCTGGGCTCGAACCAGCGACAAACGGATTAACAGTCCGTTGCTCTACCAACTGAGCTATCAGGGAACAGCATCAAGTCGGGCGGCATAGTAAGCGCTTTGAATTACCCGGTCAACCCCGTGATATAAAAGGTCAAAATTTGTACCGTAGTATGGCTCATCAATATCGTCCTCCCCCTTGGCTGCGCAGTGGTCATCTGCAGTCCGTGTGGCCATCGCTGTTTCGCAAAGTACGGATCGAAGATCCGCAACCGGAAGCGCTTCCGACAGCCGACAATGATGAGCTCCATCTGGACTGGTATCGACAGGGTAGCAATCGCCTGGCCATTGTTTCCCACGGGCTCGAAGGGCACAGCAGGCGGCCATATGTACTGGGGCTGACACGGGCATTGCTGGCAGAAGGCTGGGATGTTCTGGCCTGGAACTTCCGCTCCTGTGGCGGTGTGATGAACCACCAGCCCAGGTTTTATCACAGCGGCGCCACTGAGGATCTGCGCCAGGTGGTCGATCACGGCTTGGCACAAGACTATCAGACGGTGTTTCTTTCCGGTTTCAGTATGGGGGGCAACCTTACTCTGTTGTATCTCGGTGAGCAGGGTGAGCGCGTTGACAGCAGAATCTGCGGCGCGGTGGCCTATTCAGTGCCCTGCGACCTCGCCGGCAGCGCAGATATGCTGGCGTTGCCCAGCCGGAGAATCTATATGCAGCGGTTCTTGAAGGATCTTCGCGTAAAAATGGACGAAAAAGCGCGAAGGTTCCCCGATCTTATCGACGTTTCGGGCTTTGATGCGATTCAGACTTTTCACGAGTTTGATGATCGCTACACAGCGCCGCTGCACGGATTCAAAGATGCCGCAGACTATTGGGCCCAGTGCTCGGCGTTGGGCAGGCTGAAGGATATTCGGGTGCCGGCTCTGATGGTTAACGCAGCGGACGATCCGTTTTTATCCGCGAAGTGTTTCCCGGAGTCGCCTTCTTTGCTGGGTGCGCACGTGCGCCTGGACGCGCCGAAGTGGGGCGGACATGTCGGTTTTGTGGAGCATGGCCGTGACGGGTATTACTGGTCTGAGCGCCGGGCTCTCGCATTTCTGCAGGGCGTAGTGTGATGGAATAGGGTTTTATTCAAGGAGCGGCTCAAGTACCGGCCATACGTTCTCAAGAAGTCTGGGCTGGGCTTCTGCAGTAGGGTGAATGCCATCACCCTGCATCAGGTTCTTCTGGTCGTAGATTCCGTCGAGAAAGAAGGGAACCAGAGCTGTGTTGTAGCTGTCTGAGAGCGCTGGAAAGATGTCCGCAAACAGCTGCGTGTAGCGTTGGCCATAGTTCGGGGGTATCTGCATACCAACCAGAATGGCGCGGGCACCGGAACCCTGAACGTGTTCAACCATGGTGGCAAGGTTCGATCTGATCACGCCGGGGGGGAAACCGCGAAGGCCGTCGTTGCCACCCAATTCGATGATAACCACGGAGGGATTATTCTTCTCAAGCAACTCGGGCAACCGGCGGACACCGCCGTCTGTGGTTTCGCCGCTGATACTGGCATTCACCACACTCCAGTTGTTCAGGCCGTTGCTTTGCAAGCGGTTGCTCAGCAGTTGAACCCAGGCTGTTTCCGACGGTACGCCGTAAGCGGCACTGAGGCTGTCCCCCATAACCAGAAGTGTTTGCTGGCCAGCCGAAACAGGCACGGCAATAAATGTAACCAGAAGGAGTGCGATTGATCTGACGTACAGCAATACCGTATGCATAAACACTCGTATACCTTGATAAATGAACGTGTTTTTTCCGGGAGCCCCGTGAGCAAGATGCAGACTATAAACCCTGATAGCCAGCGACCGATGCTGCGCGTTGAAAACCTGACCCACCGTGTAAGCCTGGAAACAGATACGCTGACGATTTTGAAGGGGGTCAGCCTTGAAATCAATCGGGGAGAATCCGTAGCCATTGTCGGCCGCTCCGGTTCCGGGAAAACCACCCTGCTGGGATTGCTAGCCGGCCTCGACACCCCAACCGAAGGAACTGTTGAACTCGACGGCTCGATAATCAGCCGGCTAAGCGAAGATGAGCGTGCCAGATTGCGTGCTCACCGGGTCGGATTCGTATTCCAGTCATTCCAGTTATTGCCGGCGCTGACCGCCCTGGAAAACGTAATGCTGCCGCTGGAGCTTGCTGGCATGGATGCGCCGGAAAAGCGCGCCCGAGAGCTTCTTGAGCGGGTCGGGCTGGGTGAGAGACTTACCCATACGCCGCGCCAGCTGTCCGGCGGCGAGCAACAGCGGGTTGCTATTGCCCGGGCGTTTGCCTCCGCCCCGGCCATCCTGTTTGCGGACGAACCTACCGGCAATCTGGATAACCGTACCGGGCAGGAAATCTCGGATTTGCTGATGGCGCTGAACCAAGAGCAGGGCACCACGCTGGTAATGGTCACCCACGATGAACGGCTGGCGGCACGCTGCGCCCGACAGTTCCATATTGAAGCGGGCGAGTTGAGCGAGCCGGTTGTTGAAACGGAGCTTGCTGACTGATGGCTGCTGCAAAAAAGCTGATGTCTGTGCGCCGTGACTGGCGTGAGCGGGATGTGCGCGTGGTGCTCGCGGCACTGATCATTGCCGTTGCTACGGTCGCCACCATTGCCCTGTTTGCCAGCCAGTTACAACGCACCCTGGTCTCTTCTGCCAGCTCGTTTCTAGCTGCAGACAGGCAACTGTCGGCGGAAAACGGGCGCCCCGTGCCCGAGCCCTGGATTGCCGAAGCAATAGAGCGTGGTCTTGAAACCGGCCGCATGGTGGAGTTCTCCACTATGGTGTTTGGCAGCGATGCCTTTCAGCTTGTTTCGGTTAAGGCCGTCAGTAGCGAATACCCCTTGCGCGGTGCGCTTGAAATCCAGGGTGCTGCCGAAGGCTCCCGGGAACAGGTGCAAAATGGACCGGCGCCCGGCGAAGTCTGGATTAATCCCAGGCTGTTGCGGCTGCTCGATGTCGGTATCGGTGACACGTTGGAAGTCGGTAGCCGCAATCTGACCGTATCCGGTTTACTGCTCCGGGAGCCCGATGGCGGGTTCAGCCTCTCGGCACTTGCGCCCCGGGTGATGATGCATGTGGACGACGTAGCCTCCACCGGCGTTATCCAGGAGGGCAGCCGGGTTGAATACGTTTACCTGTTTGCGGGTAACGACGCGGCGCTTGAAAGTTACTATCAATGGCTGCAGCCGCAGCTCGGGCCCAGCCAGGCTTGGGAAGGCGTTCGCGATGGCGAGACCTTTTCACGTTCGCTGGATCGTGCTGAAAGCTTCCTGCTATTGGGAGGAAGCCTGGCGGTCTTGCTGGCGGCCGTCGCGGTGGCTGTTGCCAGCCGACAATATGCATTATCGCAGCGCGACACCGTCGCTCTGCTCAAAACTCTGGGCCTCGGCAGCTCGGGAATCGGGAGGCTTTACCTGAAACGGCTCGCGCTCTGGGGCGTGACCGGTATGGTTGGCGGCCTTTTGGTAGCCGTTCCGCTGTTCTGGTTGCTCACCCGGCTATTGAGCGAGGCGCTGGACCGGCCGGTAGAGTTTCAGCTGGATTCATCTGCGCTCACGCCGGCGCTCCTTACGGCCCTGGTTTCACTGTTTGCCTTTGCCTACCCGCCTATCCGGCGTCTCCGAAATGTACCGGCAATGCGCGTATTGCGTAGCCAGCCGGGTGAGACAGGCAGGGAAGCCCTGCCGGATATGCTGATTGCCATTGTCGCGGTGTTCGGGTTGGTTTGGCTGTACGCGGGTGAGCTGTCACTAGTCGTTTCCCTGCTGGGTGGCCTTGCTCTGATGCTGGGCGCTCTGGGTCTGTTGGGCGGGCTACTGGTAGCAACCCTCAGAAAGGTTCGTGGTGGCGGGCATGCCTGGCGCCTGGCCTTGGTCGGATTGTATCGCCATCGGCGCGCCAGTCTGTCGCAGATTGCCGTTTTCGCCATGACGCTGATGCTGGCAACAACCCTGATTCTGGTGCGCACGTCCTTGCTGGATGACTGGCAGGCGCAGCTTCCAGACGATGCACCAAATCACTTCCTGATTAACATTGCCCCGGATGCGGTGGATGAGGTTGCCGGCTTCTGGAAAGAGCGCGGCCAGCCATTGGACCAGCTTTATCCCATGGTGCGTGGTCGTCTGACGGAACTGAACGGCCAGCCGGTAAAAGAAGTGGTGAGCAAAGACCAGCGAGTCGGTGCTCTCAACCGGGAACTGAATCTGACCTGGATGGCTTCGCTTCCGGCTGACAACAACATAGTTGACGGCAGCTGGTTCGAGGATGGTGAGAAAGAAGGCGTATCCGTGGAGGCTGAGCTGGCGGGCAAACTTGGCCTGGTACTGGGTGATGAACTGACGTTTACCATTGGCTCCGACAAGGTCACCGAAACCGTCACCAGCATCCGCACGGTTCAGTGGGACAGCATGAAGCCTAACTTCTACATGGCCTTTCCACCGGAAGGTGGCCTTACCGGTATGCCAGCTACCTGGATAACCAGCTTTTATCTGCCAAGAGATCGTAAAAGCGCACTGAATGAGTTCTCCCGGCGTTTTCCGACCATTTCCGTGCTGGAAATCGATAATGTTATTGAGCGTATACAGGAGATTGTCCGGCAAGTTACCCAGGCCATAGAAGCGATTCTTGTGCTTATACTGGCGGCGGCGTTGGTAGTAATGGCCGCGGTCGTCAGTGCCACACTTCAGGATCGCCAAAGGGAAGGGGCGCTTTTGCGCACACTTGGCGGTCGCCAGAGCCTGCTGGTAAGAAGCACCATGCTGGAATTTGCTCTGCTCGGTGGTTTTGCCGGGATTCTAGGGGTGGCTGCGGCCGAGGCTGCGGTGTGGGCTCTGCAGTTCCGGATGTTTGAAGGGGCGTTTAGCTGGCACTGGCAGGTAGTGCTGCCTATACCGATAATCAGTGCGGTGGTACTGGCGCTGTTCGGGCGCTGGCAACTCAGGCCTGTGCTGAGTGTCTCGCCGATGCTTCTGCTGCGGCGGCTCGAATAAAACAGAACTACCGGTAAGCAGCTACGGCTGCTTACCGGTAGTTCGCGAGGATAGCTTTCAGTTCGCCGTTCTCGCGAATACGTGCGAGTTCAGCATTGAATTTGTCGACAAAAGGCTGGCTCTCCTTGCGCAGCATTACCCGGAAGCCGTGGGAGCTTATTTCCCTGGCAGAGACCGTAAACTGATCCTGCATCCCTTCATTTTTCAGTATCCATTTGCCCACGAGGAGGTCGGCCACAGCGGCGTCGAAGCGGTCACCGTGAAGCAAAAAGTTAAACATGTCCCGGTCACGGGAAACGTCAAAACGTTTTATAGCACCGGATTCAAAGTGCGGTTTTAGTTCGGGGTACAGATAGCCCAGGTGGGCTACGACCGTTTTGGAGAAAAGGTCTTCCGGTGATTGGTATGTCTGGTCGTGGTGTTTTGGCGTAAAGAAAACTTCCTGGATATCGACAACCGGATCAGTAAACAGAAAGTTCTCTGGTTTGTGCGTCCATTCTATTGCCCTGGATGTGCCATCGATATAGCCATCCAGCAGCATCTGGTCAACGCGTTTACGGGGAATTTTCCTCGCGACAATTTTGTAACCCAGGCGCTGGGAAATCAGCGAAACCACGTCCCACATAATCCCTGAAGGCGCTTCCTGATTCACAATCATGTAGGGCGGATAGCCATTCGGGGAAATGTTGAATTGGAATATTTTCTGATTGCTTTCGTTGGCTGCGCTTGTGCTCAGGGAAAAGGCAAGCAGAAAGGAAATACAGGTCAAATGTTTTGGGAAAGCTTTAAAACTGAGGTGTTTCCGATACTTCATCAAGAGAGACTCTCTACGGGCAATCTAAGGGCAACGCTGCCCGTGAAAGAAATGACCCGGCCATATCCCTGCCAGAAACCAGCTAAGTGTTACTCGATTGCCTGGCAATTTCAATAATAAGAGAGAATTGTTTGGTTTTCAGACACAGAGCCCGGTTGCGACCGGGCCCTGTTTTTCAGCGTTCAGACGTTTCAGGCCCAGGCGCGTTGCAGCACGGCACGGGCATCCTTCAGAGTCACCTCTTTCGGGTTGAACATGATAGAGCCATCGTCCAGCGCCATTTCTGCAATATGATCCAGCTGATCTTCGGATACCTTACCTGTTTCTTTCAGCGTACGGGGCAGCTGGCAACGTTTGTAAAGCGCGTCCCTCAGCTTACGCAGGGCTGAAATGCTGGCTTCCGCGCGACGGCTGGCGGGCGTGGCAGCGTATATCTCCGGGCCTTCCAGATACAGCAACAGCTCACCCAATGGCTCGCGAATGGTTTCAAGGTTGTACTCAAGCACATAGGGCAGGTACAGGCTCATGCACATGCCATGGGGCAGGTGGCAGATAGCGCCGGTAGCGTGGCCAAGGGAGTGCACCAGCCCGACCATGGAGTTGGAAAACGCAATGCCTGCCATGGTGGAAGCCTGCGCCAGCTCCAGCCTGCCGTCGCTGTCTTTCGGATTGTCCATTACTTGCAACAGCGACTGGCTGACTTTTTTGATGGCCGCAGTGGCATAGGCATCGCTCAGCGGATTCTTTGCCATGCAGGTGAAAGATTCGATGGCGTGGGTCATGGCATCCATGGCTGTTGCCGCCGTAATGTGGGGCGGCAGCGTCAGCGTCATGCGTGGGTCGATAATAGCGGCGTTAGGCAGCAGGAAAGAGGAGGTAAAGGGCAGCTTTACGCCTTTTTTCTCATCGGTTATCACTGCAACGGACGTGACTTCCGAACCGGTTCCCGCTGTGGTGGGCACCACAAAAAACGGCTTGAGCGGATGCTTGAGCACGCCAGCGCCCGTGTATTTGGCAATATCCGTACCGCCTTCCGACACCAGAATGTTCACGGCTTTGCCGGTATCAATGGCGGAGCCACCACCAACCACAATGATGGAGTCGCACTTTTCCTTGCGGTAAATAGCGGCGACATCTCGAACCACGGTGGTTGAGGAATCCGGCGGCACATCGTCGTAAATGCTGATGATGTCCAGGCCGCTTTCTTCGCAGGCTGCGATCACAGGATCCAGCAGGCCGGCGGCGCGAACGCCCTTGTCGGTCACAATCATCGGGCGTTTGGCGCCCAGCCCGCTCAGTTCGTAAGGGATATGCTCAAGAGCAGCTTTGCCGGCAATAACCTTTACCGGGCAGAAGAACTCATAGTAAGTGTTAGTCATCAGGCTCTCGCTGTCTGGACAAAGTGGGTGGCAACCTTCAGGTAAATCTGTGCAGCACTGATCAGTTTTTCCGGCAGGTGAAGATTTGCCGGGTATTCTTTCACCGCACGCTTGGCAATAATCTTGGGCAGAATGAACGATTCAAGTCGGTTGAGTACACGGGTCATGCGAACTGCATAGCTCACATCACCGTTTACCAGCATGCGATCGTTGGCAAATGCGACCGAGGTTTTTTCCTGGAACGACATCACCAGGAAGGCGTGGGCAAGGTGTTTGAACTGGATGGACACGTCCACCGGGCGGGGGGCAGAGTCACCGTGGTAGTGGAAGCGGCCTTCACCGATATGTTCCACAACCAACTTTGAACCATCGGGCATCACCATCATCTCAAACAGGAACCCTTTCGGCAGTGCCTGTGCTTCTCTCTGCACTTCGCTATCAACCTCGCTGACCGCCTGAAGAGCCCGCCCCATAATCTGGAACATCAGCTCGACATACAGGCGCCGTGCCTGTGAAGCCATAGGCTGGATACGTTTCGCTAACATGTCCGTCACCTGAATTTGATTATTGATAGCTGATTTTTAGAGTTATTGCTCTATAAGTCAATGTTCATAATGACGGTAAAGCTGCGCTTTAACGGCAAGTCTCTGTCTGGAAACGAAAAGAGGCGGAAATCCTAAGGATTTAGGCCTCTTCAGGTATGCAAATCGGCAATACTACTGAGTGAGGGTTGCCAGTTTTCGGCGTGCTTCCTCAGCAACTGCGCCGCTGGATTCCGCCGCCTGGCTGTAATAGGCGATGGCTTTATTGCGATTGTTATCTTTTACCGCAATATCCCCCAGCCGCAGGAAGGCGATGGAGGTGGGCACAACTTCGTTTGCCCGGGTCAGGTTCTCCCTCGCCTTGTCCAGATTATTGAGCTGCAGCGCGGTCAGACCGCTATGAAGGCGATACACAAACATCTCGGGGTACATGGATACCGCTTTGTCGAAATCGGCCTGGGCTTTGTCCTGCTTATCTTGCTCTTGATAAATACGCCCACGCAGGGAATAAAACATGGCTTCGCGGGGTAGCAGGCTGATGGCTTCATTGACTTTTTTCAAGGCCGCACTCATATCGCCGTCGGAGGCCAGCTTCAT is part of the Marinobacter antarcticus genome and harbors:
- a CDS encoding YheT family hydrolase, encoding MWPSLFRKVRIEDPQPEALPTADNDELHLDWYRQGSNRLAIVSHGLEGHSRRPYVLGLTRALLAEGWDVLAWNFRSCGGVMNHQPRFYHSGATEDLRQVVDHGLAQDYQTVFLSGFSMGGNLTLLYLGEQGERVDSRICGAVAYSVPCDLAGSADMLALPSRRIYMQRFLKDLRVKMDEKARRFPDLIDVSGFDAIQTFHEFDDRYTAPLHGFKDAADYWAQCSALGRLKDIRVPALMVNAADDPFLSAKCFPESPSLLGAHVRLDAPKWGGHVGFVEHGRDGYYWSERRALAFLQGVV
- a CDS encoding arylesterase, translating into MHTVLLYVRSIALLLVTFIAVPVSAGQQTLLVMGDSLSAAYGVPSETAWVQLLSNRLQSNGLNNWSVVNASISGETTDGGVRRLPELLEKNNPSVVIIELGGNDGLRGFPPGVIRSNLATMVEHVQGSGARAILVGMQIPPNYGQRYTQLFADIFPALSDSYNTALVPFFLDGIYDQKNLMQGDGIHPTAEAQPRLLENVWPVLEPLLE
- a CDS encoding ABC transporter ATP-binding protein; protein product: MQTINPDSQRPMLRVENLTHRVSLETDTLTILKGVSLEINRGESVAIVGRSGSGKTTLLGLLAGLDTPTEGTVELDGSIISRLSEDERARLRAHRVGFVFQSFQLLPALTALENVMLPLELAGMDAPEKRARELLERVGLGERLTHTPRQLSGGEQQRVAIARAFASAPAILFADEPTGNLDNRTGQEISDLLMALNQEQGTTLVMVTHDERLAARCARQFHIEAGELSEPVVETELAD
- a CDS encoding ABC transporter permease — encoded protein: MAAAKKLMSVRRDWRERDVRVVLAALIIAVATVATIALFASQLQRTLVSSASSFLAADRQLSAENGRPVPEPWIAEAIERGLETGRMVEFSTMVFGSDAFQLVSVKAVSSEYPLRGALEIQGAAEGSREQVQNGPAPGEVWINPRLLRLLDVGIGDTLEVGSRNLTVSGLLLREPDGGFSLSALAPRVMMHVDDVASTGVIQEGSRVEYVYLFAGNDAALESYYQWLQPQLGPSQAWEGVRDGETFSRSLDRAESFLLLGGSLAVLLAAVAVAVASRQYALSQRDTVALLKTLGLGSSGIGRLYLKRLALWGVTGMVGGLLVAVPLFWLLTRLLSEALDRPVEFQLDSSALTPALLTALVSLFAFAYPPIRRLRNVPAMRVLRSQPGETGREALPDMLIAIVAVFGLVWLYAGELSLVVSLLGGLALMLGALGLLGGLLVATLRKVRGGGHAWRLALVGLYRHRRASLSQIAVFAMTLMLATTLILVRTSLLDDWQAQLPDDAPNHFLINIAPDAVDEVAGFWKERGQPLDQLYPMVRGRLTELNGQPVKEVVSKDQRVGALNRELNLTWMASLPADNNIVDGSWFEDGEKEGVSVEAELAGKLGLVLGDELTFTIGSDKVTETVTSIRTVQWDSMKPNFYMAFPPEGGLTGMPATWITSFYLPRDRKSALNEFSRRFPTISVLEIDNVIERIQEIVRQVTQAIEAILVLILAAALVVMAAVVSATLQDRQREGALLRTLGGRQSLLVRSTMLEFALLGGFAGILGVAAAEAAVWALQFRMFEGAFSWHWQVVLPIPIISAVVLALFGRWQLRPVLSVSPMLLLRRLE
- a CDS encoding substrate-binding periplasmic protein, giving the protein MKYRKHLSFKAFPKHLTCISFLLAFSLSTSAANESNQKIFQFNISPNGYPPYMIVNQEAPSGIMWDVVSLISQRLGYKIVARKIPRKRVDQMLLDGYIDGTSRAIEWTHKPENFLFTDPVVDIQEVFFTPKHHDQTYQSPEDLFSKTVVAHLGYLYPELKPHFESGAIKRFDVSRDRDMFNFLLHGDRFDAAVADLLVGKWILKNEGMQDQFTVSAREISSHGFRVMLRKESQPFVDKFNAELARIRENGELKAILANYR
- a CDS encoding iron-containing alcohol dehydrogenase, whose protein sequence is MTNTYYEFFCPVKVIAGKAALEHIPYELSGLGAKRPMIVTDKGVRAAGLLDPVIAACEESGLDIISIYDDVPPDSSTTVVRDVAAIYRKEKCDSIIVVGGGSAIDTGKAVNILVSEGGTDIAKYTGAGVLKHPLKPFFVVPTTAGTGSEVTSVAVITDEKKGVKLPFTSSFLLPNAAIIDPRMTLTLPPHITAATAMDAMTHAIESFTCMAKNPLSDAYATAAIKKVSQSLLQVMDNPKDSDGRLELAQASTMAGIAFSNSMVGLVHSLGHATGAICHLPHGMCMSLYLPYVLEYNLETIREPLGELLLYLEGPEIYAATPASRRAEASISALRKLRDALYKRCQLPRTLKETGKVSEDQLDHIAEMALDDGSIMFNPKEVTLKDARAVLQRAWA